The Aggregicoccus sp. 17bor-14 genome contains the following window.
GCTTCACACCCAAAGCAGGCGGGGGCGCCGGCGGCAGCCCGCTTGCTACCGGTATGCGTCAGTTGGGGCAGCCCCCGCCCGCAGGGGTCTGGAAGGCCTCGTCGTAGCTCGCGGCGCACTGCACCTGGCCTGCGCCGTCGTCGGCAATCGTGGTGCGCCCGCCCGCCAGCTGCGAGCCGCCCACCTGCACGCGCATCAGCGCCGCCGCCATCACCGTGCGCGTGGCCCCGGTGAGCTGGGAGGCGTGCACCTGCACCTGCAGCGTGTGGCCGGCCGGGTTCTCGCTGCCCAGCCCCACCGAGGACACCCGCTCGCCCTCGCTCGCGAAGCCCTGCAGCACGCTGCTGCGCACCTGCGCGCCCACCGAGTCCAGGTACAGCCCGGCGGCGTAGTCGCCCACGCTGCCCACCGCCTGCACTCCGTCCAGCGTCACCGCGGGCACGCTGCCCACGCCCGCGCGCCGGTCGATGGCGTACACGCCGTAGCTGCTGCTGTGCTCGGCCCCGCGCCCCAGCGCCGTCACCTGGCGCAGGGCGAGCATGCCCTCCTCCACGAAGACGGCGCGCACGGGGTGACCGCCCTGCGCGCTCGCGGTGGAGTCCACCAGCGCCGCGGCGCAGCCCTGGCAGCGCAGCCCCGCCACGTCTCCGGAAGCCGAGCTCGCCTCCAGCGTGAGCCGCGCGAGCGTGCCCGTGGCCCCGGTGAGCCAGGCGGCCGCGGTGAAGAAGCGGCCGTTGCGCGCGCGCAGCGCCACGTCCGAGAGCAGCAGGTCCGCCGCGCTCGAGCGCAGCGCGTAGGCCTGGGGCCCTCCGCCCGCGTCGTTCTCCACGGCGAGCGCGCGCAGCCCGGCGCCGGGCCCCTCCACCTGCAGCGCCGCCGCGTCCGCGCTGCTCGCGCGCAGCAGCGTGCTCGCTGCGCCCGCGCCCTCCAGGTGCACGTGCGCGGGCAGCACCAGCGGCTCGGCCCCCAGCGCGTACACGCCCGGCTCCAGCTGCACCCGCCAGGTCACGTCCCCTGCCGCGAGCGTGGCCGCCGCGCCGGGGCCACCGAGCTCCGCCAGCACCGTGCGCAGCGCGCGCCCGCTCTCCTCCGGGCTCGCCGCGGGGCTCACCACGCGGGTGCGCACGTAGGCGACGCCGCTGGGGCCCGGGGGGCCCGGGGGCCCCTGGGGACCGGCCACGCCCTGAGGTCCCTGCGGCCCGGGGGCTCCGTCATTGCCGGCCACCGAGGTGCGCAGGCCGTCGCCGCTGCTGCAGCCGGCGCCGAGGCCGGCCAGGACGACCGTGAGGACGGCGGCGGAGAGGGCGCGCATGGGCACTCCAGAGGGCTGCGGGTATGCAGCGAGATACGGACACCTTGCCTGCCTGCCAAGCGGGGGACCTGGATCCCGGCTTTCCCCGAGCTTCAACGTTCAGCAGCGGGCAGCGCAACTGTCCGCCCCCAACGCGCCTAGCGGCTGAAGCTCAGGTGCTGGCTGAAGGCGAGCGGCACGCCGGCGCCGCCCGAGAGCACCTTGCCGTCGAAGGCCACGTCGGCACTGCCGCTGCGCAGGGCCGCGGCGGCGCTCGCGGCGTGCAGGAAGTTGATCGTCACCGGCAGCATCACCTCGCGCGCCGCGCCCGCGCCGAAGCTGCCCAGGTCCCCGGTGGCCACGTTGCCCACGTTGGCGCCCGCGATGCGCAGCGCGCCGGTGAGCCCGTTGATGGGCAGCGCGAAGGCGTTGCGGTTGGTGATGGTGAGCGGCAGCTCCACCGTGGCGCTGGTGAGCCCCAGGCTCTTGATGCGCGGCGTGGAGAGCGCCACCTGCGGCAGCTTGGGCACCGCGAAGCTGCCCTCGTGCGCGAGCGGGAGGCTGACGATGCCCACCGGCGTCTGCAGGCCCAGCGAGCCTTCCGCGCGGTAGGCGGCCTGGTCCTTGGTGAAGAAGGTGCTGAGCACCGGCACCACGTCCGCGAACTTCACGCTCGCCGGGAACACCAGCTCGCTCGAGCCGTTCGCCGCCAGCTTCATCCCGCTGGGCGGGGTGCCGGCCACCATCTGCCGGCCCTCCACGAAGAGCGCGTAGCTCACCTGCGCAAGGTCCAGCCCCACCGGGTTGGGGTTCTCCACGTCGTACACGAGGTTGAGCGTGGCCCCCGAGAGGCTCACCGCGCCCAGGTCCGCGCGCTTGAAGGTGAGGCGCGGGCGCTGGAAGGCGCCGGCGAGCACCGAGTTGAGGCCTGCGCAGCCCGCGAGCGTGAGCAGGCAGGTGGCGGCGGTGAGCAGCAGGGCGCGGCGGCGGAGGGACGGGTTCATGGTCGACATGGCGTGGTGTCCCGGACGTGGGCCGGGGCCTCGGGATTCAACCACCCGGCCGCCCCGCGTGCCCGCGCGAATCGCGCGCGCGCTCCGACCGTGGAATGCTAAGTCGCCTGCTTGCTCACGCGGGCCTACACGCCCCGTGCACGGGAGAGTCTGGTCGATGCCCTCTGGAACGCGCCCGCTGCACCTCCTCCTGTGCCTGCCACTGCTGCTGCTCGCTGCCTCGTGCACGCGCTCGGCCGAGGCCCCGCGCCGCACGCTCGCGCTCGCCCCCTGCAAGCTCGAGGGGCTGAACACGCCCGCGCAGTGCGGCACGCTGGAGGTGTGGGAGGACCGCGCGGCGAAGCGCGGGCGCAAGGTGCCCCTGCGCGTCGCGGTGGTGCCCGCGCTCGCAGCGAGCCCCGAGCCGGACCCGGTGTTCCTGCTCGCCGGCGGCCCCGGCCAGGGCGCGGTGGACCTCGCGGGCACGGTGATGCCCCTGCTCGAGCGGCTGCGGCGCGAGCGCGACCTCGTCTTCGTGGACCAGCGCGGCACCGGCAAGAGCCGCCCGCTGGACTGCGACACCGACCCGCCGGACGCGGGCCTCAGCGCGCGCTACGCGGACACCTTCGACCCCGAGCCCCTGCGCCGCTGCCTCGCCGGCTACGACGCGGACCCGCGCCTCTACACCACGCCCCTCGCCATGGACGACCTGGACGAGGTGCGCGAGGCGCTCGGCTACGCGCGCATCGACCTGTACGGCGTCTCCTACGGCACGCGCGCCGCGCTCGTGTACCTGCGCCAGCACGGCGAGCACGCGCGCGCCGTGGTGCTCGACGGCGTGGCGCCCATGGGCCTCCTGCTGCCGCTCTACATGGCGCGCGACTCGCAGCGCGCCCTGGACCTGCTCTTCGCCCACTGCGCGAAGGACGCGCACTGCGCGCGCGCGTATCCCAATCTCAAAGAGCGCTTCGAGGCGCTGCTCGCGGGCCTGCGCCGCACCCCTGCGAAGACGCGCGTGGCCCACCCGCTCACCGGCGTGGAGGAGGACGTGACCATCCCCTTCGACGCCTTCGTGGGGGGCCTGCGCGGGCTGCTCTACATGTCCGAGGCCACCGCGCTGGTGCCCCTGGTGGTGGACCGCGCGGAGAAGGGGGACTGGGCGCCCTTCGTCGCCGTGACGGCGGGGCTGCAGGACGGCTTCGCGCAGGGCCTGAGCCTGGGCATGTTCTTCTCCGTCGTCTGCAGCGAGGACGCGCCCTTCATCACCGAAGAGGCCATCGCGCGCGAGGGCCGCGGCACCTGGGCGGGCGAGGGCTTCGCGCGCAAGCTCTTGCGCGGCTGCGAGGTGTGGCCGCGCGGGAAGGTGCCCGAGGACTACCTGAAGCCGGTGAGCTCGCCGGTGCCGGTGCTGCTGCTGAGCGGCGAGCTGGACCCGGTGACCCCGCCCTCCTGGGGCGAGGAGGCCGCGCGCCACCTGCCGCACAGCCTGCACGTGACGGTGCCCGGCGTGGGCCACAACACCCTGGTCATGGGCTGCGCGCGCAGCCTCATGGCGGACTTCATCGTGAAGGGCAGCGTGGAGGGGCTGCAGCCGCGCTGCGACCCGTCCCTGGGACGCCCGCCCTTCTTCACCTCCTTTGCCGGTCCCACTCCCTGAGAGCCTGAGGCGCCCCCCGCGATGATCGACGTGAAGAGGCTGCACAAGCGCTTCGGCAAGGTGACGGCGGTGGAGGAGGTCTCCTTCCGCGCCGAGGACGGCGTGGTGACGGGGCTGCTGGGCCCCAACGGCGCCGGCAAGACGACCACGCTGCGCATGCTCTACACGCTGGTGCGCCCGGACTCGGGCACCGCGAGCGTGGACGGGCACGACGTGGTGCAGGACCCCATGGAGGTGCGCCGCCGCCTCGGCGTGCTGCCGGATGCGCGCGGCCTCTCGCCGCGCCTCACCCCGCGCGAGCACGCGCGCTACTTCGGGCAACTGCACGGCCTCGAGGGCAAGGCGCTGGAAGCGCGGGTGGGGGAGCTGGTGGAGCTGCTGGACATGAAGGACATCGCGGACCGGCGCGCCGAGGGCTTCAGCCAGGGCGAGCGCATGAAGGTGGCGCTCCTGCGCGCGCTGGTGCACGGGCCGCAGAACGTGCTGCTGGACGAGCCCACCAACGGCCTGGACGTGATGAGCACGCGCGCGGTGCGCACGCTCATCCAGGGGCTCAAGGCGCAGGGGCGCTGCATCGTGTTCAGCAGCCACGTGATGCAGGAGGTGGCGGCGCTGTGCGACCGCATCGTGGTGGTGGCGCGCGGCCGGGTGGTGGCCGAGGGCAGCCCCGCGGAGCTGCGCGCGCGCACCGGCAAGGACAGCCTGGAGGAGGCCTTCGTGAGCGTCATCGGGACGGACGCGGGGCTCGCGTCATGAGGCAGCTGCGGGCGGTCCTGGGCAAGGAGCTGAAGGACCACGCGCGCGACCGGCGCTCGCTCACCAGCGCGCTGGTGGTGCCGCTGTTCGGCCCCTTCGTCTTCGGCGTGCTCTTCACCATGATGGCCGGCTGGTACCGCCAGGACCGGCCGCTGGAGCTGCCGGTGGTGGGCGCCCAGCACGCGCCCCACGTGGTCGCCGCCCTCAAGCGCGCGGGCGTCACGGTGGTCGACCCGCCGCAGGACTACGAGGCGAAGGTGCAGGACGGCACCCTGGACGCGGTGCTGGTCATCCCGGAGAAGTTCGCCGAGCGCTTCAGCGCGGGGAAGACCGCGGACCTGCAGCTGGTGGTGGACAACTCGCGCCAGCAGGGGCGTGGGCAGGTGAAGCGCGTGGAGGCGGCGCTGCAGAACTACGCGAGCGTGCTCGGCGCGCAGCGGCTGTTCGCGCGCGGGGTGAGCCCCACGCTCGCCGCGCCCATCCACGTGGAGGAGCTGGACCTCGCGACGCCGGAGAAGACGGCGGCGAGCCTGCTCAACATGATCCCCATCTTCCTCATCATGGCCGCCTTCGTGGGCGGGATGAACGTGGCCATCGACGCGACGGCCGGCGAGCGCGAGCGCGGCTCGCTCGAGCCCCTGCTGCTCAACCCCGTGCAGCGCGGCAGCGTGGTGGTGGGCAAGTGGCTCGCCACCGTGCTGATGGCCTGCGCCGCGGTGGGCGTGTGCCTCACCGCCTTCATGGGGGTGGTGCACCGCGTGCCGCTGCAGGACCTCGGCATCAAGGCGCACTTCGACGCCGTCACGGCCGCGGGCGTGCTGCTCGCGGTGCTGCCGCTCACGCTCGCCGCGAGCGCGCTGCAGATGACGGTGGCCACCTACGCGCGCTCGTTCAAGGAAGCGCAGACCTACCTGCAGCTCTTCCTCTTCATCCCCACCGTGCCGGGCTTCGTGCTCGCCTTCAACCCGGTGAAGCCCGCAGGCTGGATGTACGCGGTGCCCGCGCTCGCGCAGCAGCTGCTGGTGGGGGACGTGATGCGCGGCGAGCCGCCGAGCGCCCTGCGCTTCGGGCTGGGGCTCCTGGGCTGCCTCGCGCTCGCGGCCGTGGGGCTGCTGCTCACCACCCGGCTGCTCTCCGACGAGCGCATCGTGTTCGGGCGCAGCAGCTAGGGCTGGCACGTCCACAGGTGCGCGAGCACCGCGGCGTGGCCGAGCCCCGGCCGCGTCGCGTGCACGAGCGCGCCGTGCACGTAGGCGGCCGCCGCCTCGCAGGCCTCGGGCATCGCGAGGCCGCGGCACAGGTTCGCCGCCACCGCGGAGGCGAGCGTGCAGCCGGTGCCGTGGCCCTCGAGGTCGAGCCGCTCGTGGCGCAGCTCGCGGCGCACCTGCGCATCTCCGTAGCGGTCCACCATGGGGCCACTGCCCGGCAGGTGGCCGCCCTTGAGCAGCGCCGCGCGCGCGCCGAGCGCCAGCAGCGCCTCGAGCGCCGCGTCCGCGTCCTCGGCACTCTGGATGCGGCGGCCCAGCAGCCACTCGGCCTCGGGGATGTTCGGGGTGACGAGGCTCGCGCGCGGAAGCAGCCGGGTGCGCAGCGCCTCGTGCGCCGCGGGCTCCAGCAGCCGCGCGCCCGAGGTGGCCACCATCACGGGATCCACGACGAGCGGCAGGTCGGCGTGGGCCTCCAGCGCGTCCGCCACGGTGTGGATGACCTCCGCGTTGGCGAGCATGCCCAGCTTCACCGCACCCACGCGGAAGTCCGCGAAGAGCGCGTCCAGCTGCGCGCGCAGGAAGGCGACCGGCGGCACGTGCACCGCCGTCACCCCGCGGGTGTTCTGCGCGGTGAGCGCGGCGATGGCCGAGAGCCCGTGCACCCCGTGCGCGGCGAAGGTCTTGAGGTCCGCCTGGATGCCGGCGCCCCCGCCCGAGTCCGAGCCGGCGATGGTGAGGGCCGCGACGGGCCGCGAGTCGGGGGCGTTCATGGCGGCGCAGTGTGCCAGCGCCCTCCCGCTCCGAGGAGCCGCAAAGTGCGGCCTGGGTGCGCGCTCTCCCTACCCGCGCGAGGGCCGCCTGTGGCCGCTCGCCTGCTCCGGGGGTCTCCGAGGACTCACTTTTTCCCGGGCCCCGCGCTCGGGCACAGTCCCGGTGTCTCCGCCATGCTCGAGCCGCTCGCCGCCCCCCCGCCCTCCGCCCGCACCAAAGGCTTCGTGCTGGAGAGCCTCTTTCGCGGGCTGCAGGTGCAGGGCGGCTTCCTCGATGACCTGCGCCAGGCGGGCTACGACCCCTTCCGGCCCGAGGTGAGCTACGGCACCCAGGTGATGCGCCGCTGCCTCGACGTGGCCCACCGCCACCTCTTCCCCACGCTGAGCAAGGAGGAGGGGCGGCGGCAGCTGGGGCGGCGCTTCGTGCAGGGCTTCGCCGAGACGCAGCTGGGCAAGATGGTGGTGTCCGGCCTGCCGCTCATCGGCCCGGTGCGCTACCTGCGCCGCTTCCCCGAGCACGTGAAGATGGACGCGCGCGAGGAGGCGCGCGTCACGGCCGTGCAGCTGGGCGAGCGCAGCTTCCGCATGGAGTTCCGCGGCGATGCCTTCCTCACGCCGGACTTCATGAGCGGCGTGCTCGAGGAGGGGCTGCGCCTCACCCAGGTGGAGCCCACGCTGAGCGCCGAGGCCCGCGGGCGCGGCGACTTCGACCTGCTGGTGAGCTGGTAGCCGAAAGCGGCGTCGGGGCATGGCGCGGGGCGCTCGTGCGGGGCTAGAAGCGCCCCCCATGCTCCTCCTGGACCCCGCCGCCGCCCCTGCCCCGGAAGTCGTACTGCCCCCCGTGCCCGCCTCCGTCGCGGACGCGAGCGGCACGCCGCGCTTCGGCACCTACGCCGGGGAGCTCGCGCGCGTGGACCTCGGCGCGCTCTCCGGGCGCTGGGCGCTGCCGCTCGCGCTGCGCCCCTTCAAGCGCAAGCGCTGGCTGTACAGCTTCGTCGCCACGCAGGAGGTGATTGCCTTGAGCGCCGTGGTGGACCTGGGCTACGGGGCCAACGCCTTCGCCGTCGCGTACGACCTGAAGGCGCGCCGCGCACTCGCGGACCTCTCCATGCTGGGTGTGCCCGGAGTGCTCTCGGCCGTGGGGGACTGCCCCGCCGAGGGTGCCCACGCGCGCTTCGACACGCTGGGGGCGCGCCTGCGCGTGCGCCGCGAGGCGGGCGCGAGCGAGTACGGACTGGAGGTGTCGGCGGCCGGTGTGCGCACGGGCTCGGGGCCGCTGCGGCTGAGGGCGCGCCTGCACACGCAGGACGCCGCGCCCGCGCTCACCGTGGTGGCGCCGGTGGAGGGCGACGGCCGGGTGAACGTGACGCAGAAGCGCAGCGCGCTGCTCACCTCCGGCACGCTGGAGGCGGACGGGCGCACCTGGTCGCTCGAGGGCGGGGTGGGCGGCATGGACTACACGCAGGGCTACCTCGCGCGGCACACCGCGTGGCGCTGGGCGTTCGCCGCCGGAAGGCTTCCGGACGGCACGCCCGTGGGGCTGAACCTGGTGGAGGGCTTCAACGACTCGGCGAGCGAGGCGAACGAGAACGCGCTGTGGGTGGGCGGGCGGCTCTTCCCGCTGTCCCGCGCGCGCTTCGGCTACACGCGCGGGCAGCTGCTCGAGCCGTGGACCGTGCGCACCGAGGACGGCGCGGTGGACCTGCGCTTCGAGCCCCTGCACGTGCACCGCGAGGAGAAGAACCTCAAGGTGGTGGTGAGCCACTTCGCCCAGCCGCTGGGGCTCTTCACGGGCACGCTGCGCGTGGGCGGGCGCACGCTCGAGGTGAGCGCTCTCCCGGGCGTGACGGAAGAGCAGGACATGCGCTGGTAAGGTCCCCTCTCCCTCTGGGAGAGGGTGAGGGAAGTGCGCAGTGCTACCGTGCGTCCCATGCTCCCTGTCCTGTTGCTCGTCGCCCTCGCCGCAGAGCCGCGCCCCTTCGAGACCACCGCGCTCTCGGTGGACGTGGACTTCACCTGCCGCACGCACGTGACGCGCAGCCTCGTGCTCACGCCGGAGACCCAGGCCCTCCTCGAGGTACCCAAGGGCTGCCCCGACGCGGGTCGCGCGTGGCGCCTCATGCTGCAGTGCCGCGAGGGCCAGTGCACGGGCGCGGTACTCGCGGAGGCGGGAAGCATCGCGCGCGTGCACGGGCCGCAGGGGAGGCTCTCCGTCACGCCGCTTGCGAAGGAGCACCCGGCCACGCTCGAGCGCCTGCGCGTGCGGGTGACCTCGCAGCAGTCCCTTCACGTGGAGGCAGAGGACCTGCGTCAGCGCCCACTCGAGCTGCGCTTCCATGCGGCCCCCTACAGCGTCTCGTACACGGTGGACACGGTGATGACGGAGGTGCCCACCCCGAAGCGAGGCTCGAACGCGCGGCTGGTGGTGCAGGCGGAGCGCGCGGACCTGGACCACGCGCGCGTGCGGGTGTGGAACGAGCGGCAGGAGCTGCTGGTCGAGCGGACGCTGCGGTTCGAGGAGCCGGTGTCACTCGACTGCGCACGCAGCGCCGGCTGGTGCACGGGGGAGGCGGAGCTCTCGGTGCGTGAGGCACACCCGCGCTGAAGACGGGGAATCCCGGAGAGCAGCCGAGCGCCCGTGCCTTGCGATTGCGGGCAGGCGCTGATACCTGCGGCGCCGTGGAGATCTACCGAGAGTTCACCTTCGAGTCCGCGCACCGGCTGCCCCACGTTCCGGAGGGGCACAAGTGCGCGCGCCTGCACGGCCACAGCTACCGCGTGCAGGTGCACGTGAGCGGGCCGGTGGGCGAGCAGAGCGGGTGGATCATGGACTTCGCCGAGCTGCGCGAGGCCTTCGCCCCGCTGCTGGCCCAGCTGGACCACTACTACCTCAACGAGATTCCGGGCCTCGAGAACCCCACCAGCGAGAACCTCGCGCGGTGGATCTGGCGCCGGCTCAAGCCCACGCTGCCGCAGCTCTCCGCCGTGCAGGTCCGCGAGACCTGCCTCTCCGGCTGCATCTACCGCGGCGAGCACGAGTAGCGCGCGCTCAGCCCATCGACATCGACCCTTATCCGCTGCCTTCCTGAAGAAGGCAGCGGGAGGACGCGGGCCTACGCCTTCACGAGCTCGATGGGCTGGCCCTCGGGCACGTGGTCCATCGCCGCGCTGTTCATGCAGTAGCGCAGGCCCGTGGGGGGCGGGCCGTCCGGGAACACGTGGCCGAGGTGCCCGTCGCAGCGCGCGCAGCGCACCTCGATGCGGATCATCCCGTAGGAGGTGTCGCGGATCTCCGTCACCGAGTCCTGCGACACCGGCTTCGTGAAGGAGGGCCACCCGGTGCCCGACTCGAACTTCTCGCCGCTCTTGAACAGCGGGTTGTGGCAGCCCGCGCACACGTAGGTGCCCGGCGTCTTCGTGCCCAGGAAGCAGCCCGTGCCAGGGCGCTCGGTGCCGTGGTGACGCAGCACCTGGTACTGCTCGGGCGTGAGGCGCTGCTTCCACTGCGCATCCGTCAGGACCAGCTTGTCGGCCATGGTTTCCTCAGGGAAAGGGGGAAGGGGTGTCGGAGCGGTACGCGCGAGCGGCGCGCCGGTTACACACTAAGCCGCCCGTGCCCGCGCAGCAGCCCTTCCAGCTTGCGCCGCGCGCGCTCCGTCAGCCCGTAGCTCGCCCACTCCTCTTCCAGCAGCTCCAAAGTCCCGTGTCCGCTCACGAAGCCGTTGAGGCGCGCGGCCACCGTGGACTCGCGCAGGGCCTCGTCCGAGTAACCCGCGAGCTCCTGCAGAAGGTCCGCGTGCCGGCGCAGCGCGTACTTCTGGTGGTAGTCCTCCGCCGGGCAGAAGCGCCCGAGCGGCTCCAGCGCCGTGAGCACCCGCTTGCCCAGCGAGCGCTCGACCTCGTCGCGCGTGCGACGCGCAGTCGCCTCCTGCTCACTTCCCGCGTACCAGAGCGCCGCGCGGTACTGCTGCGCGTACGCCGGGCGCTGAGGACGGTGCGCCGCCCAGAAGTGGCCGAGCACTTCCGCGTAGGACATCCGCGAAGGATCGAAGTCCACCTGCAGCGCCTCGGTGTGGTCGCCGAGCGCGTGGTACGTGGGGTCCGCGAGCGTGCCGCCCGTGTAGCCCACGCGGGTGCGAACGACTCCAGGGAGACACCCGAACCGGGCGTCCGGGGTCCAGAATCACCCGACGGCGAAGGTGGCCGTCTCCACGCGCGGGGGCTGCTGAAGGTCCAGGGGCCGGGTCATGGGCGAAGCTCCGGTGAGGCGAGGTCTGGGGAGAACGCGTCCCACGCCGGGGCTGTTCCACGGGGCTGCGAAGCATCCACGCCCGCGCGCTCGCGCCGCGCCAGCGCCTCCAGCTCGAGCACCGCGCGGTCGGTCCGCTGCTCCGCGCGCAGGGTCTCCGCGAAGCGCCGTGCCGCGGCCCGGAACTGCGGCTCGGACAGCAGGCGCTGCAGCTTCCGGCGCAGCCGGGCGGGCGAGCTGCCGGGCGAGGCGGTCAGCCCTGCGCCCAGGGCCGCGGCACGCGCAGCGTTGTCGAGCTGGTCGCGCCCCAGCGGCACCGAGAGCACGGGCACCCCGTGCGCGAGCGCCTTGATGACGCTCCCGTGCCCACCGTGGCACGCCATCAGCGCCGCCTGGGGGAGCACCGCGGCGTGGGGCACGGAGCTCACCGTCACCACGTTGGGTGCGGAGGGAAGCTCGCGGGGTGTGAGCTGGCCTCCCGTGGTGACGAGTGCGCGCACGGGCAGCGGCGCCACGGCCTCGATGAGGCGGGCGGTGGGGCCCTGCTGGTTCTGGAAGGTGGAGCCGAGCGAGACGAGCACCAGGGGCCGCGCATCCCCGGGCTCCCACGGCGCGCTCGAGCGCTCTGTCCAGGCCGGGTCCTCCAGCTCGGGGCCCACGTACACGGCGTTGGGCGGGAGCCGCACCGGGAAGTCGAAGGCGGGGCTGGTCTGCACCAGGAGCCGGGTGGCGGTGAGCCACTGCTCGTAGAAGTGGGCGAGCGGCCGCAGCCCGAGCGCGCTGCGCTGGGCGTTGAGCCGCGCGAGCCCCCCGCGGTCGAACATGCGGGTGAGCATGCGCCAGAGCAGCCGGTCCCGCGTGCGCCCCAGCAGGCCCGGATGCGGGCGGAGCCCGAGCCCTATCGGCACCGCGCCTCCGACCGGGAGCTGGAAGGGGGTGTGCACGAGCACGGCGTACGGAAGGCCGCTGCGCTCGGCGGCCGGAAGCGCGCCCAGCACGAGGAAGTCCACCACCGCGGCATCCGGCCGGAGGTCCGCGAGCTGCTCGGCGGCGTCGCGCGTGTAGCGCGAGAGCGGGCCGAAGAAGAGGTGCTCGCCGAGGCGCGCGAAGCGCTGGGTGGGGCTGCGGCCCTCCCAGTCCCGCACGAGGTCCCGCTCCCGGCTGCGCATGTCCTGGTGGGGGGCATGGCGGAAGGGCGCGAAGTCACAGCCTGCGCGCTGCGCGCCCGCGGCGAGCGACGGGTCACCCAGCACCCGCACCTCGTGGCCGCGCGCGACGAGCCGCCGCGCCACCGCCAGCTGCGGGGGAACGTTGCCCCCGCCCTCGATCATCACGAACAGGAACCTGCTCATCGCGTCCTCCTGGGGCCGGGCGA
Protein-coding sequences here:
- a CDS encoding alpha/beta hydrolase, with protein sequence MPSGTRPLHLLLCLPLLLLAASCTRSAEAPRRTLALAPCKLEGLNTPAQCGTLEVWEDRAAKRGRKVPLRVAVVPALAASPEPDPVFLLAGGPGQGAVDLAGTVMPLLERLRRERDLVFVDQRGTGKSRPLDCDTDPPDAGLSARYADTFDPEPLRRCLAGYDADPRLYTTPLAMDDLDEVREALGYARIDLYGVSYGTRAALVYLRQHGEHARAVVLDGVAPMGLLLPLYMARDSQRALDLLFAHCAKDAHCARAYPNLKERFEALLAGLRRTPAKTRVAHPLTGVEEDVTIPFDAFVGGLRGLLYMSEATALVPLVVDRAEKGDWAPFVAVTAGLQDGFAQGLSLGMFFSVVCSEDAPFITEEAIAREGRGTWAGEGFARKLLRGCEVWPRGKVPEDYLKPVSSPVPVLLLSGELDPVTPPSWGEEAARHLPHSLHVTVPGVGHNTLVMGCARSLMADFIVKGSVEGLQPRCDPSLGRPPFFTSFAGPTP
- the queD gene encoding 6-carboxytetrahydropterin synthase QueD; translation: MEIYREFTFESAHRLPHVPEGHKCARLHGHSYRVQVHVSGPVGEQSGWIMDFAELREAFAPLLAQLDHYYLNEIPGLENPTSENLARWIWRRLKPTLPQLSAVQVRETCLSGCIYRGEHE
- a CDS encoding LEA type 2 family protein → MSTMNPSLRRRALLLTAATCLLTLAGCAGLNSVLAGAFQRPRLTFKRADLGAVSLSGATLNLVYDVENPNPVGLDLAQVSYALFVEGRQMVAGTPPSGMKLAANGSSELVFPASVKFADVVPVLSTFFTKDQAAYRAEGSLGLQTPVGIVSLPLAHEGSFAVPKLPQVALSTPRIKSLGLTSATVELPLTITNRNAFALPINGLTGALRIAGANVGNVATGDLGSFGAGAAREVMLPVTINFLHAASAAAALRSGSADVAFDGKVLSGGAGVPLAFSQHLSFSR
- a CDS encoding ABC transporter permease is translated as MRQLRAVLGKELKDHARDRRSLTSALVVPLFGPFVFGVLFTMMAGWYRQDRPLELPVVGAQHAPHVVAALKRAGVTVVDPPQDYEAKVQDGTLDAVLVIPEKFAERFSAGKTADLQLVVDNSRQQGRGQVKRVEAALQNYASVLGAQRLFARGVSPTLAAPIHVEELDLATPEKTAASLLNMIPIFLIMAAFVGGMNVAIDATAGERERGSLEPLLLNPVQRGSVVVGKWLATVLMACAAVGVCLTAFMGVVHRVPLQDLGIKAHFDAVTAAGVLLAVLPLTLAASALQMTVATYARSFKEAQTYLQLFLFIPTVPGFVLAFNPVKPAGWMYAVPALAQQLLVGDVMRGEPPSALRFGLGLLGCLALAAVGLLLTTRLLSDERIVFGRSS
- a CDS encoding DUF2804 domain-containing protein — protein: MLLLDPAAAPAPEVVLPPVPASVADASGTPRFGTYAGELARVDLGALSGRWALPLALRPFKRKRWLYSFVATQEVIALSAVVDLGYGANAFAVAYDLKARRALADLSMLGVPGVLSAVGDCPAEGAHARFDTLGARLRVRREAGASEYGLEVSAAGVRTGSGPLRLRARLHTQDAAPALTVVAPVEGDGRVNVTQKRSALLTSGTLEADGRTWSLEGGVGGMDYTQGYLARHTAWRWAFAAGRLPDGTPVGLNLVEGFNDSASEANENALWVGGRLFPLSRARFGYTRGQLLEPWTVRTEDGAVDLRFEPLHVHREEKNLKVVVSHFAQPLGLFTGTLRVGGRTLEVSALPGVTEEQDMRW
- the msrB gene encoding peptide-methionine (R)-S-oxide reductase MsrB, yielding MADKLVLTDAQWKQRLTPEQYQVLRHHGTERPGTGCFLGTKTPGTYVCAGCHNPLFKSGEKFESGTGWPSFTKPVSQDSVTEIRDTSYGMIRIEVRCARCDGHLGHVFPDGPPPTGLRYCMNSAAMDHVPEGQPIELVKA
- a CDS encoding peptide-methionine (S)-S-oxide reductase; amino-acid sequence: MGYTGGTLADPTYHALGDHTEALQVDFDPSRMSYAEVLGHFWAAHRPQRPAYAQQYRAALWYAGSEQEATARRTRDEVERSLGKRVLTALEPLGRFCPAEDYHQKYALRRHADLLQELAGYSDEALRESTVAARLNGFVSGHGTLELLEEEWASYGLTERARRKLEGLLRGHGRLSV
- a CDS encoding ATP-binding cassette domain-containing protein; the encoded protein is MIDVKRLHKRFGKVTAVEEVSFRAEDGVVTGLLGPNGAGKTTTLRMLYTLVRPDSGTASVDGHDVVQDPMEVRRRLGVLPDARGLSPRLTPREHARYFGQLHGLEGKALEARVGELVELLDMKDIADRRAEGFSQGERMKVALLRALVHGPQNVLLDEPTNGLDVMSTRAVRTLIQGLKAQGRCIVFSSHVMQEVAALCDRIVVVARGRVVAEGSPAELRARTGKDSLEEAFVSVIGTDAGLAS
- a CDS encoding DUF2378 family protein; translated protein: MLEPLAAPPPSARTKGFVLESLFRGLQVQGGFLDDLRQAGYDPFRPEVSYGTQVMRRCLDVAHRHLFPTLSKEEGRRQLGRRFVQGFAETQLGKMVVSGLPLIGPVRYLRRFPEHVKMDAREEARVTAVQLGERSFRMEFRGDAFLTPDFMSGVLEEGLRLTQVEPTLSAEARGRGDFDLLVSW
- the thiD gene encoding bifunctional hydroxymethylpyrimidine kinase/phosphomethylpyrimidine kinase; translated protein: MNAPDSRPVAALTIAGSDSGGGAGIQADLKTFAAHGVHGLSAIAALTAQNTRGVTAVHVPPVAFLRAQLDALFADFRVGAVKLGMLANAEVIHTVADALEAHADLPLVVDPVMVATSGARLLEPAAHEALRTRLLPRASLVTPNIPEAEWLLGRRIQSAEDADAALEALLALGARAALLKGGHLPGSGPMVDRYGDAQVRRELRHERLDLEGHGTGCTLASAVAANLCRGLAMPEACEAAAAYVHGALVHATRPGLGHAAVLAHLWTCQP